A stretch of DNA from Feifania hominis:
GCGGCAGCTCTCTTTAAGTCCCTCGGAATGGATTTGAGTACGGCAACGGGTATTTTTTATCGACAGGCACTTAGGTGTCATGGACTTCCCTTTGAAGTCAAGGTTGACGAGCCGAATGCTGTTACCTATGCGGCGATGGAGGCGGCAGAAAAGGGAGAGGATATGTATGGTCCGTTTGATAGCGTTGCAGATCTGATGGAGGCGCTGAATGCTTAAGCCGGAGTTTTCGGGGCAGTTCAAACGAGATTACAAGCTTGCGATCAAGAGAGGCTGCGATCCG
This window harbors:
- a CDS encoding type II toxin-antitoxin system RelB/DinJ family antitoxin, which encodes MAKGNMTIRMEPELKAQAAALFKSLGMDLSTATGIFYRQALRCHGLPFEVKVDEPNAVTYAAMEAAEKGEDMYGPFDSVADLMEALNA